One genomic region from Indicator indicator isolate 239-I01 chromosome 7, UM_Iind_1.1, whole genome shotgun sequence encodes:
- the MFSD13A gene encoding transmembrane protein 180 — protein sequence MELRLLACLFNLHTAVIYGSLSLFVSILHNVFLLYYVDTFVSIYKIDKLSFWIGETVFLIWNSLNDPLFGWLSDRVFLSTQQPGAEISSPEVVLKRLKALSHNGPLFAISFLAFWVAWAHPGLQFLLCLCMYDSFLTMVDLHHNALLADLAVSAKDRTSLNFYCSLFSAIGSLSVFMSYAVWNKEDFFSFRIFCVMLALCSIVGFTFSTQLLRQRFQADGKTKWDQESTLKELYIEKLSVPQEKRITLAEYLQQLSRHRNFLWFVCMNLVQVFHCHFNSNFFPLFLEHLLSDQISVSTGSFLLGVSYIAPHLNNLYFLSLCRRCGVYAVVRGLFFLKLALSVVMLLAGPDQVYLLCIFIASNRVFTEGTCKLLNLVVTDLVDEDLVLNRRKQAASALLFGMVALVTKPGQTFAPLIGTWLLCAYTGYDIFQRNPLSNVVSAQPKLESDAALEPTLRQGCFYLLVFVPITCALLQLVSWSQFSLHGKHLQMVKAQRQSLTQGRAPEIKTI from the exons ATGGAGCTGCGACTCCTGGCTTGTCTTTTCAATTTGCACACTGCGGTGATCTATGGGTCCCTGTCTCTGTTTGTTTCCATTCTGCACAACGTATTCCTCCTGTACTACGTGGACACCTTTGTCTCTATTTACAAGATTGATAAACTATCCTTTTGGATAGGAGAG aCAGTGTTTCTGATCTGGAACAGCCTCAATGACCCTCTGTTTGGCTGGCTGAGTGACCGGGTGTTCCTTAGCACACAGCA GCCAGGAgcagaaatttcttccccagaagtaGTTCTGAAGAGACTCAAAGCACTGAGCCACAATGGCCCCCTCTTTGCCATCTCTTTCCTGGCTTTCTGGGTCGCCTGGGCTCATCCTGGTTTGCAGTTCCTTCTTTGCCTCTGCATGTACGACAGCTTTCTCACCATGGTTGACCTCCATCACAACGCCTTGCTTGCAGACCTGGCTGTTTCAGCAAAAGACAGGACTAGCCTCAACTTCTACTGCTCCCTCTTCAGTGCCATAGGCTCCCTCTCTGTCTTTATGTCCTATGCAGTGTGGAACAAAGAGGACTTCTTTTCCTTTCGCATATTTTGCGTCATGCTGGCCCTCTGCTCCATCGTTGGTTTTACCTTCTCCACGCAGCTACTCCGCCAGCGTTTTCAGGCTGATGGGAAAACAAAATGGGACCAAGAATCAACCCTAAAAGA GCTGTACATTGAGAAACTCTCTGTCCCCCAGGAGAAGAGGATCACCCTGGCAGAGtatctccagcagctctcccgGCATCGCAACTTCCTCTGGTTTGTCTGCATGAACCTCGTCCAG GTTTTTCACTGCCACTTTAACAGCAACTTCTTCCCTCTGTTCCTGGAACACCTGCTGTCAGACCAGATCTCTGTCTCCACTGGATCCTTCCTGCTTG GTGTTTCCTACATTGCCCCTCATCTCAACAACCTCTACTTCCTGTCCCTTTGCCGACGCTGTGGGGTTTACGCCGTGGTGCGAGGACTCTTCTTCTTGAAGCTGGCTCTTAGTGTTGTCAtgctcctggcaggacctgATCAGGTGTATCTGCTCTGCATCTTCATTGCCAG CAACCGGGTGTTCACAGAAGGAACTTGTAAGTTGCTCAACCTGGTTGTGACTGACTTGGTGGATGAAGATCTAGTCCTGAACCGCAGGAAGCAGGCAGCCTCAGCGCTGCTGTTCGGGATGGTGGCTCTGGTCACCAAACCAGGACAGACCTTCGCCCCTCTGATCGGCACCTGGCTGCTGTGCGCGTACACAG GCTACGACATTTTCCAGCGCAACCCCTTGAGCAATGTGGTGAGTGCTCAGCCGAAGCTGGAGTCTGATGCAGCCTTGGAGCCAACTCTTCGCCAGGGCTGCTTTTACCTCCTTGTTTTCGTACCCATCACGtgtgcactgctgcagctcgTCAGCTGGTCTCAGTTCAGCTTGCACGGGAAGCATCTGCAGATGGTGAAGGCTCAGCGCCAAAGCCTGACACAAGGCCGAGCACCAGAAATCAAAACGATCTAG